One Vicinamibacterales bacterium genomic window, TGCCTGCGCGGATTCTGCCAATCTCCGTCGAGGGCGGTTAAGATGGGATCGATGACCGCCGCCGGTCCCACGCAGCCAACGGCCGAAATGCCGGTCCCCAACGTTCCGTTGATTCACCGGCCCGATGCCACCCAGGTGACGGCGACGTTGGTGCGCGCGCCGCTGGTCGAGCGGAAGCGGCTGCTGGTGGTGGACGACGAGCAACCGGTGCTGAAACTGCTCGTCCGCATCCTCGCCGTGGACAACTACGAAATTCAATCCACCGACTCCGGCGTGGAAGCGGCGCGCCTGATCGACGCGCCGAACTTTCGCGGCGTGGACCTGCTGGTGACCGACCTGATGATGCCGAACATGAACGGGCGTCAGCTCGCGGGGGTGGTGCGCAAGCGCTACCCGTCGGCGCGGGTCCTCTACGTCACCGGTTTTGCCGACACCCTGTTCTCCGGCGTGCAGGAGTTGGGCGACGGCGAGTCGTTCATCGAGAAACCGTTCGGCGCCGAAGGCCTGCTCGAGGCGACGCGGCTGGTGATGTTCGGTCACATCTCGGATGACAAGC contains:
- a CDS encoding response regulator; its protein translation is MTAAGPTQPTAEMPVPNVPLIHRPDATQVTATLVRAPLVERKRLLVVDDEQPVLKLLVRILAVDNYEIQSTDSGVEAARLIDAPNFRGVDLLVTDLMMPNMNGRQLAGVVRKRYPSARVLYVTGFADTLFSGVQELGDGESFIEKPFGAEGLLEATRLVMFGHISDDKPQSDKREQQEEWADERVRTKVVRLLKRLKFA